A stretch of DNA from Candidatus Liberimonas magnetica:
AGAGATACACGGCTGTAAAGCCTGGGTTAAGAGCAGTAGTGTAGGAGAAGGAAGCACTTTTGCCGTAACACTGCCTAGACGCCAGGAAAGCCGGTAACTGCTATTCTCTTGTATCGAGAATGCAAAATGCAAAGTGAAAAATGTAAAATTATGGTGTCCGCAAGAGCAGACTTATTTAAAACAATCCCGCAAAGCGGGATACATTAATTTTACATTGAAATTAGCCGCCAGAAGCGTGCTTCATCTGTTTCTTAAAAATGAACTAAAATCCATTTTATGTTAAAAAAAAATACAAAACATATTTTTATTCTTGTATCTCTACTGCTTTCCGCGTGTTCGCAGCCTAAAGGTTTTCCTGACAATGCAAAATTATGCGGGAATTATTTCATAAGCTGTATAGGTGTCAAAAAAAACATGTATCACTGCAGGATATATACCAGGTGGAGCAAAAGACTGATAGCGGATAAAAACTATGTATACCCTTTTTCTTACCAGAACATAAGCGAGCCTGACCTAGCGAAAAGAATAACCAGATGTGAAGGGGATGTCATATATTTTGACAGGACTAAGAAGCTCGTTGCAACAAATATGCCGGAAAATGCAGAATGCATACAGGGTGCAAAAGGCGGCGTGTGGGTAGACTGCAAAAGAACAGATGATAAGAATAACAGGTATGTCTGCATAGTCTATGATATAAAAGGCGCGAATATAATTTCAAGCGGGGAATACGTCCTAAAGAGGTTCGGCTGGGATGCCGGGACCGGAAAGGTAAGATATGTAAATGCAAAAGAGCTGAAGGACAGGCTAACTCTTGTTTATTACGGAGGCGTCGGTATCTCTGTAAGGAATAAGCTGGTCCTTTTACCGGATGGCTGGGTAGATTACCCTAACCCTGAAAGTTCGCACGGCGGTACACGCGTGAAATATGACAGCCAGGCTAATATAATAAAAGAAGAAACTTACTGAAACTTCAGTAATAAGCTGTAAGGATTAAGTTATAAGTTTAAAAAACAGTATGGATATAATATTTTTTAGGGGGAAACCTATGAAAATAAAGAGCTTTTTTGTTGTCTTAACGTTCCTTTTAACTGTTCTTTCCGGATTTTGCCTGGCCCAGGAAAATGAGGACGGGATAAAGGACGCTATGGTCTTGTCAAACAGCGGCAAATCCGGCCAGGCTGTTGAAAAATTAAAGCAGATCATCGGTCAAAGGCAAGGGCAAGAAAAATCGACCGCTCAAATGCATCTTGGGTTCGTGTATTTTAAAGACCGGCAATTTGACAATGCACTAAATGAGTTTACAGGAGTCCTGACGGTAGATAAGGACAGAACCCTGGCTTATTATTATCTGGGCCTGATCTATGAAGCAAAGGCTCTTAGCGAAACCGATTTACAATCCAGTAAAGAACAAAAGTTGAAAGCTTTACAGGCTTGGCAGGAGTTTTTAAGATGCGCGGCGATAACTGAAAAGAAGGCAGAGGCACATAAAAATAGAGGGATGAACAAAGAAAATGACCTGAAACTTGCCGAAAGGCATATCCAGATGCTTAAGGAGATGCTGGGAAATGAATAAAGCGTTTTTAAATATACTAATCTTCATTGTTTCTGCGGTTTCCCTTAATTCCTGCATAGTACAGTCAACAGTTCTAAAACCTGATTATGATTTTAACAAAATAAAAAGGGTAGCAGTAATTGATTTTCAGAACGCCCCGAATGACCCTGTGTCCGGTGCTATGGCTCAGGACCTTTTTATAAAATATATGCTCTTAGCCGGGTATAATGTTGTTGAACGCGGCGAACTGGAGCAGATATTGAAAGAGAGGCACATAGCGCTTTCAGGTATGGTTGAACCAAAAGAGGCCAAAACTTTAGGCAGGATTTCAGGAATAGACGCTATAGTAACAGGTTCTGTGCAGCAGTTTATACCTGAAAACTATTTTTATGAAGGTGGGAACCCGCGGTTCATAGCTGCACAGGTAGGTGTTACCGCAAGGATGATAGATGTCGGAACCGGAGAAGTGCTATGGTCCGGTTCAAATTCTTATGACGGCATGAATACACAGATCGCTTCTGAATATCTGATATCTTCCATTGTGCGGCAATTTAAAAAAGATATTAGTATCCCTAATTAAAAACAGGCGCTTCGCGATAAAAGACAGACATTTAAATCCGATTGAAAATCTCCGGAACTCCCGGCTTATGCTCCCTTAAAAGTGGCAACGTAACAAAATTTACAATAAATTTACATATGTTACTGATATTTTTTACATATAACATATATTAATATTAAATCACTATATAGATATAATGAAATATATAAAGTAATTGATTTTTCAGAAATATATGCTAAAACTGTATTGAGATTATGAAAAGAATCGCATATCTAGTCATTGTCTGTTTAATCTTTCAGGTACTAGGTGTATTGTTCCAGGATAAAACAAAGGGCTGTGATGATATCAGTAATACCATATCAGCGCAGAAAGATGTTTTCCTTTCTCTATGCCTGTCACAAGTCGCAGATTTTTCCGCAGGTATGGTCACTGGAAACAACGCAGCACCTGCCCCGACCCAGCATAAATCCGACAACGAAAAGAAAAAAGACACTAAAGACAGCGGCGGGCTTATTTGTACCGTATCAAATTATTCGGGGACGATAAGCGGCTCTGTTTTAAAATCCGTAAATAGTGCTGGCAACACTGCGGTTGATCTCGGCAGCGAAATAGCCGGTTTTGAACAAATATCGCCTCACTTGTTTCAAGGGTTAAGTATTTTTCTGTGTTTTTTATGTATAATGTTATTCTATTCAATGCCCAGAGGCGACATAGATTACAGTGCTATAATCATGCTATATAGAGCAGTTAGATCCCGGCTTACCTTTATGCCGGGATTTTTATTTTATATGAGAAAAGTGAGCTTTAAAAAAACAACCGCTGTCTTAACTACAATAATTTTTGTGTATTCATCTGTTTTAAGCCAGCCTTTACTGGCGGCAAAAGAGAGAATAGACAATAACAGGGAATATAAAAATATATTCGATGGCCTTGTGCTCCCGGCGTCTTACGGAAGAATTACAGATTCATACTTCGTTCGGGGAACCAAAAACGGGGAAGAAGGCAATTATGCGCCGCATCCGGTCGTTGTCAACATTCAGGACCTGCACTGCCATCCTGAAGTACAGCGTAATATCTCAAAGATAATTGAATTACTTGATCAAAAGTACAACCTTAAAAATGTCTATGTAGAAGGAGCTTGCGGTAAAGTAGATACAGCCTGGCTTACTCAGATAGGGGGTAAGGAGTTAAAAAACAAGATTGTTAATTCTTTGATAGACAGCGGCAAGCTTACCGGGGCCGAGTACTATTCAGTAACTTCCGGCAGGACAGACCTTTTGATCGGTGTTGATGATAAAAAACTTCATACAGACAACCTGGTAAGATTAAATACAATTACAGAGAAGCAGGATAATATGCAAAATCAGGCGGCAAAGCTTGATAATGATTTAGAAGGATTAAAGAAAAGGTATTATAATGACCCGAATATGATGTTTGAAAAAATAGTGGCCAAGCATAAGAACGGTAATATAGAAGTAAATAGATATTACATGACATTGCTTAAATATGCGAAAAAACTTGATATAAACTACCTCAAGTTTAAAAATGTTATTGAATTTATAGACGCTTTTGAAACAAGGGATAAGCTTAATTATAAGAGTATCAGCAGAGAGCTGCAGGGATTTATTACCGTTCTAAAACAAAAACTTCCCTACAGCGCCTATAATATGCTTGCCGCTAATACGGCAAATTTTTCACAAGCTAACACACTCTATGTGTATTTGGCAAAGATAGCTAATCAATATCCGTCCATTATAAAAGATTATCCTAACCTTCAACAGTTTTTCAGGCATATAGAGATAACCCAAAAGGTTAATCCTGTTGAGCTTGTTAGAGAAGAGCAAAAACTAGTAGATGAGATCAGATTAAAGCTTGCAGTAAAAGAAAGCGAACGGGAAATAGTATTTTTGAATGAGTTTTCAAGGTATTTAAAGGATTACCTGGCATATAAGGTTTCAGTTAAAGACTATGAATATGTCAGTAAAAATCTTTCAAAATTTGAATTGTTCTATAAAAAATATGTAGGGGATAGCAAACTGTCCTCAATGGCTCTATATATCTCATTACTTAAGGATTATTACAAGGTAAACTTAGAGAGGAACAGCCGCCTTCTCAGCAACTGTTTTACCTCTAATAAAGCAAAACCGTTTTCTTCTCAAATTGAGCAGGTGAATACTTTGATCTCCGGTCAAAACCTGAACGATGAAATAGAAGCTAATGGCGTAAACATTTCAAAACTGCTTGATAATTCAGAAATATTGGTGTTAGTTACCGGCGGGTTCCACACAGACGGAATCAAGGACTTACTTAAGGAAAAAGAAATATCATATATTACCATAACTCCCAATGTGACAAAGGATACATTAGCATCGGAATCAATATACAAAAAGCTGCTTAAAGAGCAAGGCGGATTCTTTACCAAATCCATGTCTGGCAGCACAGGAGATTCTGCATTCAAATCAGATGGTTCCGGTAACAGTGCTTTTATGGCAGGAACATCCGGTTTTGCATGCAGTAATATTCTTTGCGGGCTCCAGCTTGAACTGTTTTCAGAGTCCGTAAAAATAGGGGTAGATAATCCGGAATTCCTGTTTAATGCAGGAAATACACTGTTCCAGCTTGCCATAAAGAACGGCGCTGACCCTGAAACTATACATGTTTCAATAGCTGCACTGCTTGAAGATCAGTATAAAAAGGCATATAAAGAGGCAGGAAAAGGTATAAAAACCTATCAAAATATGAAACTCTCTTCAAAAGTAGAGAGGTCGCAAGAAGGCTATAAACTGACATTAGTTATCAATAATTCGGCAAGCAGTTTAGAGAAAACAATAGCAAGCAAACCGGTTACTATTAATAGGCAAGGAGAGGTCATTGAAGATTCTCTTGCAGATATGCAAAATATCCAATCTGGAGTTGCAGTAAGTAATGGAACTTATAAAATATTAATAGATTTTATTAATAAGGTCAAAATAAGTAAAGCTTTTGTTCCTATTCAGGCCATGGGTGCAGCGGTTAAAACCGCTGTACGTAAGATATTTGAAGGAATTTTTGGAAGATTAAAAGTTAGAACTAATGAAGAAAAAGAAGCGTGTCTAGGATCTTTAATAGCAGCAGGAGTAGATAAGAAAAAAGCGGAAACCCTGCTGAATAAAATAGCAAAAAACAGAAAAGAACATGCATATTTAGCCTACACGGCATTAAAAGAACTGGCAAATTCTGTGACAACAAATGAGTTAGCCAAATCAGTAATTGATATAACTCTTTTGAACACAATAGCAGACAACTCCGAATGGAACATATCCTCAGCCTACCAAGCATTACAAAAACTGGTATACTCTGTTAAAACAAATAAGTTAAACGAATCAGTACTTGATAAAGACCTTTTAACCACAGTAGCTGCCAATGCCAAACATGAGACAAATGCAGCCTATAAAACATTACAGGAGATAGCAGAATCTAAAGATTTAGACACGTCAGTATTAAATATAGACCTTTTGAGAGCAATAGCAGCAAATACAAAACAGGAATTTGTTTCTCAAGCCTACCAAGCCTTAAAAGACCTGGCAGAATCTAAAAAAATAGACAAAGCAGCGCTTGATATAAGGCTTTTAACCACAATAACAAACAAGGCAGGGTGGAATACAAATAAAGCCTACGAAGTATTACAAGTTATGGCTGAGGCCGGTGCAGTGGATCAGATAAACGTAGAAGCTGTATCAGCCCTTTTTTCTATAATAGAAGACAATGTAGGGAAAAGTGCGTTTTCAGCCTACAGAGCCTTAAAGGCTCTGGCAAAGGCCGGTGCAGTGACTAAAGATAACCTCAATGATGTAGCAACTTTTTTAACCAAAATAGAAGACGATGCGAGGGACTATAAATATGAAGCCTACCAGACGGTGCGAGTCTTGGCAGAAGCCAAAGCAGTGAATAAAGACAACCTGAAAGATATAGCAGGCCTTTTATCAACAATACCAACCGGCGTTGAGCTTAAAGCTGGACATGCCTTCTGGGCATTACAAGCTCTGGCAGCAGCTGGTTCGGTGAACTACGGAAATATAAAGGATGTGGCAGCCCTTTTTACTACAATTATAGACAACGCAGAGGGCAATGAATATAGAGCTTTCCAGGCATTACAAGAGCTGGCAGATTCGAAAAATATCGACAAATCAGTACTTAATATAAACTTGTTAACCATAATAGCGGCCAACGCGAAATCAAACACACCTTCAGCCTACCAAGCATTGCAAGCGCTGGCAGTAGAAGCACAACCAAAAAAGATAAAGCTTGAACTCGGAATAATGGCAGAAATGATAGGCATAAATGAAACAAAAGAAATTGGCGGCGAGCAGGTTGTGCTAAAGATG
This window harbors:
- a CDS encoding CsgG/HfaB family protein, with amino-acid sequence MNKAFLNILIFIVSAVSLNSCIVQSTVLKPDYDFNKIKRVAVIDFQNAPNDPVSGAMAQDLFIKYMLLAGYNVVERGELEQILKERHIALSGMVEPKEAKTLGRISGIDAIVTGSVQQFIPENYFYEGGNPRFIAAQVGVTARMIDVGTGEVLWSGSNSYDGMNTQIASEYLISSIVRQFKKDISIPN